The Acinonyx jubatus isolate Ajub_Pintada_27869175 chromosome F2, VMU_Ajub_asm_v1.0, whole genome shotgun sequence DNA window AGAAGACGGCACACAGTGAGCTTCCAGAGCCAAATCCCAGGAGGTCAGGCAGAGAGGCACCCACTCTGTGCTATCGACCCCTGGCTACAGAGAGCCAGGCCACAGCCACCGTCACACACCTGTCCTCCTCCATGGCGCTGGTCTCCTCGGGTCCGCCCTCACTGCCTCCACTTCcgctctcttcttcctcctcctcctcttcctcctcctcctcgcccaGCTCCATGTCTAGCTCGTTGCCGGCCTCCGAGGGAGTATACGTGGATCCGCTGGGGGAGGTGTGGGAACGGGTCTTAGGACTGCCTGTCCCTGACCCGTTGCTGACCCCAGGGAGGACAAAGTCAGGAGCGGGGTGGGTACAGCTGGGGAAGTGGCATGTGACAAAGCAGGGGCTAAGGGAAAGGAGGCGGCCAGGCGCCCACCTGATGGACCGGCAGCTGAAGAACACGACCCGCTTCAGCCGCTTGTTGTAGAAGAAGTAGTTGAAGGACCAGAGGCTGCCATCCTCCCCAAAGGGGTCTGAGTCCAAATCCGGGTTGTAACTGCAGAGCGTGGGGCAAGAAGTGGCATGAAGGCCCAAGTGCCACATACACCCATGGCCCTCCTGCAGGAATGCCGGCCCACCTGTAGATGTCACACTCGGACAGGCAGATCTCCTCATCTACTGCGTTCCAGAGCTGCGGCTTCAGGGCCTTGAAGTCCTCCCGTACGGCTGAAAACAGGCTGCAGTTGACTGCGTTCACCACCTAGGATGGTCACGGTTGGGACTGGCTAGGACGCAGAACGGGAGGCATGAACTGGGCAGAACCCAGGGGCCACTATAAGTCGGAAGGACAGTCGAGATAGCTGTGGGGCTGCaggtccctccccccacctgacCCTCACCCAGCTGAGGCTGGGTTCCCTGCTGAACTCATGGCTTCGGGCTGTGCTGAAGTCATAGTCAGGCCGGAAGGACTCGTTGAGCGTGGCAATCAGGTAGAAGAGCGTCTTGCGGCTGCACTTGTCGCTCAGCGGGCCCTCATCCTCACCACCTTGGCTCTTGCTCAGTCTGCAGAGAGAGAAGCATCAGCCCAGCACTGCCCTGAACCCCACAGCCCAGTGCAGGCACGCTCTGCGGCAGCTTACCTGCTGGGGCTGAGGCCCGACGTCTGGGGTGGAGACAGCGCCTCCAGCACGTGGGGCTGGCCCTCCTGGCAGAACTGCTTAAACATGTGCTTGTCGTCTCCCGCCATCTTACACGAGTAGCTCTCGATCCTGCAAGGGGCACGTGGGACCACGGAGCATGCCACCCATCAGGTTCAACTCAAGGGTCTCTGAGACACCAGCCTACACAACCCCCCACCTCACCTGCCAATGATGTGGGCGTCTCCAGTCTCCACTGTTAGCTGCGAGTTGATGGCTTCGAAGCTCGAGTTCTCCAACAGCTTCATGTCCTTGGGGAGGGGGTCCTGCGCTCAGAGGGGCTAGTGCTGCCTGAGGGTGGGAGACCGGTCCATGAGTATCTGGCCCCTGGGGCTCAGCCTCTGGCCTCCCAACCGGGTAAGTGGAGCCGCTGTAAACAAGCCGGGTCCCTCCTGCGGCTTACTCCTAAGCCCTCCGCGCTGGTAGGAGAGGCGGATTAGATCCTGTTACCTGAGAGTGGTGACCTGAGGCTCTGGCTCGGCCAACCCTCTCCCCGTCCCCATACCTGGGGGCGCACCAAGTATCTTGCTCATGCTGGGGCCTCTGGTTTATCTCCCTGGACACTGCCCACCGCGACAGAAGAGCCTCCTCCACCGTTAGGGGTGAGGGTCACTGTGAGCCCCCAAAAGTGCGGGACTCCTGCAGTACCCCTCCGGCCAAGCTCCTCAGCTAGGCTAATAACCCGCACCGGGTTAGGATCCAGGacacctggggctggggctggggccctgcGGTCACCTGGGCGCAGCGCTCTTCCCTGTTCTACGGGCTCTCTATCCAGGTAAAGAGGAGAGCCATAGGCTTCCTCCGTTCTTCCCCGCGCCTAATTTCTTCGTAAATTAGTGACGCCACGGAACAGAGGCAGGCACCAAGACCCCCGAAGGGCCGGTCGGCCGGCCGCTAGCGCTCCAGCGTCAGCCTGGCCGCGCCCGCCTCTCCGCCGGGCTAAGGGAAACCCCAGCCTAGTCGCGGACAACTACAAATCCCAGGAGGCAGTGCGCCCCGGGACTCGCGCACGCGCGCACGCTCGCCGGCGCGAAGACCGCTGGGGGCTGGAGTTCTGAAGGCCCCGACACGGCGCCGGTCACAGAGCGGACACCTACCTGCTTGCGCAGCGCTCAGTGTGGCCGGGCCGGGTCTGGCCGGTTGACTTCGGCGCGGGTAAGGAGGCGGTGTGGGCTCCGGGCAGCTCGGGCTCCTCAGGACCGGAGGGCGGCGCCGCGGCCTCCGTTCGGGCCGCACTGTATCCGGGGGAAGAAGCTCCGCGACGACGTCCCGTTACTCCCGGCCCTGCCGGCCCTGCCGGGCTGCCACCGCGACATAGCCTCGCCCCTGGAAGGCGACCGACTATCGCGACCGACCTGCCCGCCGACCGCCACAGAAGGCCCGAGAGAGCAAAGGACCGAGCGAGCGACCTCTGCCTCCCCGGGCCGGACAACAACAAGCGTCCGCAAGGCCCGGCCCCCCGCCCCTGAATGGCCTGGTCCAGCCGCCGGGATCGAGAGCTCGGCTAGCCATTGGGGGCGTCTCCCGCCGTTCACTCCTACCGTCCACGTCTACTGGCTGCCCTGCCTGTCCGTCACTCTTCGAGGCCATGCGatcccacctcccttcctggcGCTCATTGGCTGCGCCTCCTCGCTCATCCCGCCCCTGGTGTCAGCCCGCCTTCCCAGGAGTGGCTGGCGGACCAACGCGGGGCCCGCCCGCCGGGCAACCTGCGGCTCGGAAGGAGCCTGGGAATAGCGTCTAGCCCCGCACCGGCGCGGGGCATAGACGCGGACCGTTCGGCTGCAGCCCCCGCCCGCCGAGCCTCTAGGTCGTGTCCATCCTGGGTAAGACAGGAGGGTCAGAGCCGGGCCCCGACGCTCTGGCCACGGCCGGAACCCCAGGCTCGCGGCCCCAGTTTCCGGTCGGCGGAGGCGCTCAGGGGCCCGAGCCCACGGAAGCGGGCTTGGGGGTCGGGGCCGGGGCCAGACAGGAGATGGCGCCGCCTGCGGGTGGCGCGGCGGCGGCCTCGGACCCGGACTCGGCCGCGGTGCTCCTGGCTGTGCACGCCGCGGTGAGGCCGCTGGGCGCGGGGCCGGACGCCGAGGCACAGCTGCGCAGGCTGCAGCTGAGCGCGGACCCCGAGCGGCCCGGGCGTTTCCGGCTGGAGCTGCTGGGCTCGGGACCCGGCGCGGTgagtgggggcggcgggggcgcggggccCTGGGCCAGTCCCCTCCACGAGACAGCTTTGTGCCCTTGAGCAGTTCTCTTTCCCTTGTTGCCGTTTCCTCGCCTGTAAAGTGGGGGTAAATGCTCCGCTACCTATCTTTATAGGagttctgtgagggcttcctaaGGTGATAGGAGTAAGGGTCTTAGGACGGGGCACGTGGCCTGTAAATGTTACGTCGTGCTCCTTTGGTCATCATGCAGGGTGTGCTGGCGGGAGGCACTGAGCCCGCACTCTCCCCTTCCTCAGGTCAGTTTGGAGTGGCCCTTGGAGTCAGTTTCCTACACGGTCCGAGGTCCCAGCCAGCATGAGCTGCAGCCCCCGCCAGGAGGGCCTGGGACCCTCAGCCTGCACTTCCTCAACCCTCAGGAAGCTCAGCGGTGGGCAGCTCTAGTCCGAGGTGCCACCATGGAGGGACAGAATGGTTAGTGCTCTGGAGCGAAGACTCCTTTTGGCTGGCCGGGCACTGCGAGTGCTGGGAGAGAACGAAAGTAGCCCAATCCCCCCAGGCCTGGAtgggggaaggagtggggaaAGCTGGGCCCACCGTACCCCCTTTTGGGTCCTGGGAAGGCTCCCAGGAGGGAGAAGGTGGAGAAAAGGAGAACAGGCTGGAAAGCTTGAAAAGCTGGAGCCTGGAGTAGCAGACAGATGTGGAGGCCCAGCAGGCAGGCCCTCAGGGTCTGGGTGAGGAGTGCATCAGGAGCATGGAAATGTACTCAGTGGAGAGTGACAGGTTCAGATTCGAGCTACTGAAGACTGGTTGAGGGGCgcctgtcggttaagtgtctgacttcggctcaggtctgatctcaaagtccatgggttccagccctgcattgggctctgtgctgctgacagctcggagcctggagcctgctttggattttgtgtctgtctgtctgtctctctccctctccccccctccctccctccctccccctcccctctcccccctccctcccgcgtGCGTgcgcactttctctttctcactctcaaaaacaaaccaaaaaaaaaaaaaagtaaaagactgGTTGAGACCTCCCTTTGTGTGGGGGTGGTGTAACAGATAGGGCTGGAGAGAAGGGTGTTTTCAGAGATGCTTAGGAGATGGAATTGGCCGGATTTCATGGCttttaaatggaagaattcaTGGTtgagaaagaaagctggagaaacAAGGTACTATGGAACTCCCAGAGGACCTACGTGGAAGGGAATGGAGGTGGCTAGGTTCTTACACATCTGTGGGGAGAAGAACCAGGTGGatctgggctggggtggggctctGGAGAGGTAAAGATTGGCAGTAGAAAAGTTCAACCCAGGTCACcaggagagagaagcaagagagagTCTGACGGGTAGATAATgcagcaaggaaaggaaaggaaagggccCGCAGATGTGTCAGAAGATCTgccagagggaaaagaagaaccTTACTATGCAACGTAAGAGAGGCCCAGACAACACAGCACTTGCAGAAGGAGAAAGACGTccttcgttcgttcgttcatcaGATGTGCATCCTGGCAcccgctctgtgctgagcatgttAGGCCTTGGAGACTTAGCATGAATGAGACGTGGACTTCCTGCCCTCTTGGGACTTGAATTTCCAGAGAGGAGAACGTATAACATTGGTAAGCATAGACTTGTGGTGCACACAGCATAGCATACAGGCTTCTGGAATCGCTATGTATACTTGGTACTAGTGTAACCTTGTGCGTCAAAACATTTAAGTtggaaaacaagtaaaattcTGCCAGATGGTGGAAGAATAGAAGAGAGGAGTTTGCAATttacacacatcttttttttttttttttaagtttatttatttgagagagagaaagacagaatcccaagcaggctccacactgttagcacagagcccaacacagggatcaaACTCGCGAACCTGTGAGAttgtgtcctgagctgaaatcgagagtcagatgcttaaccaacagagccacccaggtgccccgggagggGTTTGCAATTTAAAATTGGGTGGCAGGGAAAGTCTCATTAAGGTGATGGTTGAATGAAACTCGAAGGTCCTCGTGTGATCACACCCACGTAGCCAGGAAGCAGCAGGCACCAAAGTCCCGAGGcaagtgtgtgtgttgtgtgtgtatgtgtgtgtgatctttGGGACTAGGTCAAGGCTGGGCCAGGCCTGGTCCTGGGTGCTCAGGGGTCCTGTTCATCACAGTGGGCAGATAGCTCAGAACACTGAGGGCCTGAGGTCGTCACAGGAGCTGCAGGACAGGTAGGCTGGGCCTCAGGAGGAAGGTAAGGGGAGACACAGGTGCCCCGCCAGGCAGTGGCCCAGGGGGTTTTCTGGGGATGGGAGCAGCCTGAGGTGTTCTGTGCTGGTGGTAGAGCCAGTTGAGAGGAGGGGTGTCCCTGAGGGCACCAAGAGACTACCTGATTGCAGGCCTCCTGGTGAACAAGAAGGGGCAGGCTTCTGAGGACCTGTTTTGGTTCCGCAGTGAGGCCAAGGGAGCATCCCTGGCTGGCTTAGAGGGCATGTAGAGGCCAAGGGAAGTGGCCTGGCTTCTTTGGAGGAGGGGCATAGGTGAGGCTAGACAGTAGAAGCATGCAGAAGCATTCCAGAGCAAGGAAAAGCCAAGTGCAGCTTCAGCTCTGAGAGGAGTTGGTAGGAACCTTTTAGGGGTTTTTGAGGGCCAGgattgggtggggggaggcctggCTTAATGTGTGGCCAAACGCCAGGGAATGGGCTGTGAGCTAGGAGGTGGCAAAAGTCCCGGAAACCTGGTCAGCAGAGGCCTGGGTGAGTAACTCGGCTTGGGGGCCGAGTCACAGaagaccccagcccagccctcatCTTCCCTCCTAGGCAGCCTGCCCCAAGCCCTGGGCCTAGAAACGTGCCCTGTTTCCCCGCCCAGTCCCCCTGGAGTGCCCACACTCCGGGCCCCACAACCCAAGGTGGATCTTTGCTGGAGCCCTGGAGACTTGACGGAGAAAGGTAAAGGCAAGTGGCTGGAGGGGGTTGGAAGCAGCAGTCTGTGCTCAGCCCTGATGGCTTTTTGTCTCTCCCTGCAGAAGagctggtggggcgcctggcCCAAGCCATCGAGGGTGGGGACGAGAAGGGGGCAGCCCAAGCAGCGGCCACCCTGGCCCGACATCATGTGGCTCTGAGTGTCCAGCTCCAGGAGGCCTGCTTCCCTCCTGGCCCCATCAGGTGAGGTCTTCTTTACCCTGCCATCCCTAGCCCTCCCGGGTCCCCGTCCTCCCTCCTGACCTATACTCTGGCCCAGGCTACAG harbors:
- the SHARPIN gene encoding sharpin isoform X1 yields the protein MAPPAGGAAAASDPDSAAVLLAVHAAVRPLGAGPDAEAQLRRLQLSADPERPGRFRLELLGSGPGAVSLEWPLESVSYTVRGPSQHELQPPPGGPGTLSLHFLNPQEAQRWAALVRGATMEGQNGSLPQALGLETCPVSPPSPPGVPTLRAPQPKVDLCWSPGDLTEKEELVGRLAQAIEGGDEKGAAQAAATLARHHVALSVQLQEACFPPGPIRLQVTVEDAASSAHVSLHVHPHCTIATLQEQVFSEFGFPPAVQRWVIGRRLCVPECSLASYGVQRDGDPAFLYLLSAPREAPGRSPQCPQKMDGELSRLFPQSLGQPRAPLPATSSLPSPLQPGWSCPSCTFINAPSRPGCEMCSTQKPCTWDPLPAVSTPLAKVTRREDGPVPPGSRSLDPLLKLSGDLC
- the MAF1 gene encoding repressor of RNA polymerase III transcription MAF1 homolog, producing the protein MKLLENSSFEAINSQLTVETGDAHIIGRIESYSCKMAGDDKHMFKQFCQEGQPHVLEALSPPQTSGLSPSRLSKSQGGEDEGPLSDKCSRKTLFYLIATLNESFRPDYDFSTARSHEFSREPSLSWVVNAVNCSLFSAVREDFKALKPQLWNAVDEEICLSECDIYSYNPDLDSDPFGEDGSLWSFNYFFYNKRLKRVVFFSCRSISGSTYTPSEAGNELDMELGEEEEEEEEEEEESGSGGSEGGPEETSAMEEDRVPVVCM